Below is a window of Fuerstiella sp. DNA.
TCGTTTGAATTTCCAGAAATTCCAGCTGGCTGCAGACGACCAATGCATCCCCCCACGTTTCCAGTCGGATACTTGTTTCATCGTCGGGGCCAAGTGCAAGTACAAATTCCGGTCGACGAACGAAACTCAGGATGATCTCCACAGACAGCTTCTTTTCCGTACGCAGACCGAGTGTCAGGAGCGCATCGTCTGTCGACGATGTAAGAGATCCGTCTGTTTGTTCATCCCAGTTTTTTTCGATATTCGGTCCGGACCAGCCGGAACGACCGGCCGGGCCCAGGTAGATGAGTCCCTCCTGGTTCACACGCTGGATGCCTGCAACAAGTATTCGAGGAATGCGAACTTCACCATGTCTGGTGCTGCTGAGTGTGAGATGATCGCTGTCGAGTGACTTCAGACGTCCGAACAGGGTGTCTCCTGTGGTCAGCACGATTCTGAAGTTATCGATTGTTGGAGGAGCCTCATTACCGGGTTCAAAAGACACGGTTGAAAGTACAGAGCGTTCCAGACGCAGCGGAGTTGCAAATATGCTGGACTCCCAGAGAACTTCATCCGAAGTAATTCGGATCAGTTTTCCCGGCAGAGAGTCTCCGGACGCCCACTGCAGCACCGCATTATTGTCATCGCCGCGGACCACAGCAGCAAAAAAAAAGAAAACAATGACAGCAGTCGGCACCAGGATTCGTGGGCTGAACACGATGTCGTTGAACTGGATGTTTATCGATGAGCCTGAGGTAAGCAGACGAGTTTCTTCAGATAAAGTTCCGGAACGGGAATTTATCCGCGGACCGGAATTATGTGGCAATCCGGTCCGTCTGTGATCAACTGAGATTCGGCGGCTATCGTTCATAGACGGGCAACAACCGGTAGTTCAGAGCAAGTGCCAGCATTGACATTGCGGTGCCGTAAGCCTGTCCGTGGCCGCTCTGAAAACTGCCGTCTTTGTTCTGCATTGATTTCAGCCGGTGCACTGTTTTGGAATTCCAGTTCTTCCAGGCATCAAAGTCGGCCTGAAACAGCGCCTGAGCCATATAGTAGCGAAAGTAAAACGGGTAGCCGGCTTCATTGTGTTCGATGTTGTTTATCACCTGTCTGGAAACAGCCTGGTATTCGTCCAGATCTTTGCGACGCCCGATGGACATCACCAGCGACGAGATAGCCTGCAGGTTTTTGGAACCTCCAAGCCCCCCGACACCACCGGAGTAGCCAACCCCGCCCTGCTTTGAAGTCATCTGCTGAAAATATCCCAGGGCCCTGTCGATGCATTCGTCCGAAACCGGAATACCTGCGTTTCGGGCCGCCAGAAGTCCCATCAATACGGCGCCGGACACAGACGTGTCCGAATCTGTTGATTCGGGCGTGTATCGCCAGCCCCCCCAGCGATTTTTGGACTGTGCGGTCACGGCACATCGCACGGCCAGTTCCAGTGCCTGGCCGATGGTTCGCTGTTGGGTGTCGTTCTGTCCCTGCTGCATCAGGTCTTCGTCGACTGCACCGTATGCTTCGGCAAGTCCAAGCATGGCGAATCCGTGTTGATACATGCTGCCTGGCAGATATCCGGTCGATGTCTGCTGCTGCTGAATCATATAGCGCAGCGTCCTGCGGATGTTCTCACGGTAGCGACCGAAGTTAGGATCCTCCCCACTGGCCAGAAAAACCATCACGGCCATGCCACAAATCCCGGTATCACCGGCCCCGTGCCCGGATTGACTGCCAGGCCAGTTTCCCTGATCTGTCTGATTGTTTGTCAACCATTCCAAACCCCGAATGTAGACGGTCTCAACGTCGCTGG
It encodes the following:
- a CDS encoding squalene--hopene cyclase — protein: MRAQDPQIRFGTQVSSDVETVYIRGLEWLTNNQTDQGNWPGSQSGHGAGDTGICGMAVMVFLASGEDPNFGRYRENIRRTLRYMIQQQQTSTGYLPGSMYQHGFAMLGLAEAYGAVDEDLMQQGQNDTQQRTIGQALELAVRCAVTAQSKNRWGGWRYTPESTDSDTSVSGAVLMGLLAARNAGIPVSDECIDRALGYFQQMTSKQGGVGYSGGVGGLGGSKNLQAISSLVMSIGRRKDLDEYQAVSRQVINNIEHNEAGYPFYFRYYMAQALFQADFDAWKNWNSKTVHRLKSMQNKDGSFQSGHGQAYGTAMSMLALALNYRLLPVYER